TTGCATCAGCAACAATGCCGCCCCGGCCGCATCCGCTGGGGTCAACCATGTGCAGGACTCGAACTGGCGCGTCGCGGAGCTGGCCGCGGCCGGGCGAGTCTCGGACGCCCGCAGgctgttcgacggaatgcccgACCGGGACGTGGTGTCGTGGACGGCGATGGTCGCCGCGTACGCGCGCCGGGGCATGCTCCAGGAGGCGCGGGTGCTGTTCGACCGCCCTGATGCACGCCGGAACGTGGTCACCTGGACGGCGCTGCTCTCCGGCTacgcgcgcgcacgccgcgTTGACGAGGCCGAGGCCCTCTTCGAGGGCATGCCGGAGAGGAACGTCGTCTCTTGGAACACGATGCTGGAGGCGTATACCGCAGTTGGCCGCGTTGAGGATGCGTCTGCCCTTTTCAATCGCATGCCGGTGAGGGATGCTGGCTCTTGGAACATTCTTCTGTGTGGACTTGTGCGGTCAGGGAGTTTGGAGAGGGCTCGTAAGATGTTTGAGAGAATGCCAGTGAGGGATGTCATGTCATGGACCACAATGATTTCTGGCCTTGCACGGAATGGAAGCGTTGACGACGCTTGGGTTCTGTTTGATGCCATGCCAGAGAGGAATGTTGTTTCTTGGAATGCCATGATCTCTGGGTATGCACGAAACCACAGGATTGAGGAAGCACTTGATTTGTTCACGAAGATGCCTATTAGGGATGTTGCTTCTTGGAACATTATGATCACTGGCTTTATCCAGAACAAAGACTTGAAGAGTGCACGGCAACTTTTTGATGAGATGCCTAAAAGGAATGTGATCACTTGGACCACCATGATGAATGGTTACTTGCAATGCATGCAGAGTGAAATGGCACTAAAATTATTTAACTGTATGCTTGTTCAAGGAATCCAACCAAATCAAGTGACATTTCTAGGTTCTCTTGATGCGTGCAGCAACCTTGCTGCACTCTGTGAAGGGCAGCAGGTTCATCAGATGATATGCAAAACACCATCTCAGTTTGATACTTTTGTGGAATCCACTCTAATGAACTTATATGCCAAGTGTGGTGAAATTAGGCTGGCAAGAAATGTGTTTGATTTCTCAATGGAGAAGGACTTAATCTCATGGAATGGGATAATCGCAGCATATGCACATCATGGGTTTGGCATAGAAGCAATGCATTTGTACAAAAATATGCAAGAAAATGGTTATAAGCCTAATGATGCTACCTATGTGGGATTGCTCTCAGCATGTAGCCACGCCGGTTTAGTGGATGAAGGGCTTAAGATCTTTGAATCCATGGTAAAGGATAACTCCATTGTAGTGCGTGATGAACATTACACTTGCTTGGTTGATCTTTGTAGCCGAGCTGGACAGCTTGAGGATGCTAAAAGATTAATTAGCTGGTTCAAGATTAAACCTACATCAAGTACCGTTTGGAGTGCCCTTCTAGGTGGATGCAATTCACATGGAAATGAAAGTATTGGTGATTTAGCGGCTAAACATCTCTTGGAAGCAGAACCTGATAATGCTGGAACTTATACTCTCTTGTGTAACATTTATGCTTCAGCTGGTAAATGGAAAGAAGCAGCAGAAATTAGGTCAGAGATGAATGTTCGAGGGCTAAAGAAACAGCCAGGGTGTAGTTGGATCGAGGTGGCAAATAAGGTTCATGTATTTGTTTCCCGTGATAAATCCCACAGTGAATCTGACTTGATCAATGATCTGCTGCAGGATATTCATCGCATTATGAGAATGGCTGGTACTGTTCCCAGGGACCATATGCTTATTGATGTGGAGCTAGTGGGGatttaaaagtaaataaaatGATGAATGTCCGATTAATTTTCCAGCACAAGAATTAGCATAGCTTTTAGAGGAGTTTGGACCTGTGCGGACAGTGGTACCTTGACACCTCCCCTAGCACAGCCCAATCCTTTATTTGCATTCTTAGCAGCATGCGCATGTGCTCTGTTCTGGTTATTCATCAATCTGGGTGATATATGTGAGGTAGGTCTTTGCAGAAGCCTTAACCTTACCAATTTGTTATGTGTACCTtacctcctgggacaaggaataatgcactCACAAACGGAATATAGTGGTCTATATTCCGGCGTGACATAATTCTTGGATTCTACTTTGCTGATTCAGTGGTAGCTGTTTTTTGTTGTCTGACAGCACCTGCTTTCCCAAGTATGTTATTTACCAGAATACCAATTGAAAGTTTACTCCTGTAATATCATCTATTCTGTTTCTTTGTTTAGAATTATTTCATAGGTCTAAGTTTTGTCTATCCTGTTCCTTTCCCATTACTGCTTGGACGAATGGTTCAATCGCAGaattaacttcttttttttaaggatccTTCATATTTAAAACTGTAACTGCAACTAGATTCTTTAAATTGGCCACTGAACTAATATAAATGGCAATCAATCATTTTCATTGTGTGAATCAAAACAAGATTAAGGCAATGTATTGTTTATAGATATCAAGTGAGAAATTGTCAAAAATAACATTTCTGATGGAGAAATTCTATGATACATGGATAATCAATATGTATCAGATAGAGTAAATTCCCTATGTACCCAtgaaaactcactcaatccctttcatacccctgaaatttaccCGATCCATTCTATGCCCCTGAAATTTTAGCTTGATCTCTTCCATGCCCCTGCTGTTacattttccttcttttcatTGTTatgtttggttgcaaatgtctgTTGTGCC
The nucleotide sequence above comes from Oryza glaberrima chromosome 11, OglaRS2, whole genome shotgun sequence. Encoded proteins:
- the LOC127753940 gene encoding pentatricopeptide repeat-containing protein At2g35030, mitochondrial — protein: MAALAAPALRRLRSPRLCLAATVNCISNNAAPAASAGVNHVQDSNWRVAELAAAGRVSDARRLFDGMPDRDVVSWTAMVAAYARRGMLQEARVLFDRPDARRNVVTWTALLSGYARARRVDEAEALFEGMPERNVVSWNTMLEAYTAVGRVEDASALFNRMPVRDAGSWNILLCGLVRSGSLERARKMFERMPVRDVMSWTTMISGLARNGSVDDAWVLFDAMPERNVVSWNAMISGYARNHRIEEALDLFTKMPIRDVASWNIMITGFIQNKDLKSARQLFDEMPKRNVITWTTMMNGYLQCMQSEMALKLFNCMLVQGIQPNQVTFLGSLDACSNLAALCEGQQVHQMICKTPSQFDTFVESTLMNLYAKCGEIRLARNVFDFSMEKDLISWNGIIAAYAHHGFGIEAMHLYKNMQENGYKPNDATYVGLLSACSHAGLVDEGLKIFESMVKDNSIVVRDEHYTCLVDLCSRAGQLEDAKRLISWFKIKPTSSTVWSALLGGCNSHGNESIGDLAAKHLLEAEPDNAGTYTLLCNIYASAGKWKEAAEIRSEMNVRGLKKQPGCSWIEVANKVHVFVSRDKSHSESDLINDLLQDIHRIMRMAGTVPRDHMLIDVELVGI